A stretch of Besnoitia besnoiti strain Bb-Ger1 chromosome Unknown contig00015, whole genome shotgun sequence DNA encodes these proteins:
- a CDS encoding uncharacterized protein (encoded by transcript BESB_029150) has protein sequence MQSAESRSEKGRCDIDEGTMSPQIEEVAVPLPGREGGQRVRAAGCSEASKRVQFVPLYPETVEHAHHVLSSTPALPSGASRIDQMQRATGAGSSYVYCEPPGLQDGKGTMTQNRGEPAGASRQGASWIPMQLRREALSATANCNRGNDHPSRCHCSCSCRPSSWSSAESLTFAPPSRSPSPLPRVDILSVWHAGLTLKWMSMSGCGGIRQYSEDRSAFSTFSNFDDITLFRFPVDDYVVRVTRCFGCSYECVVCALVYIDRLIETGLELHDWNVRQLFLTSLALATKIYDRFNYGNDYYARVGSLPTRRFEHMESVFRCLLKPTLEVGADEFRFARCSIQTNGEGIRSLYGDYLACPFLPEYLPPSEDSLSELPSSSSLSRSGHGPSSSTTRCSLHPPKPEMLQCTPPRQGAAGESNEGTAVTWGEQSQAIWGKNGGESTGRISQRGSQRQLRQADEDHQQKSHEGFQSEASTTSSSAKEAPTPPGANVSEETPANPLLEYAEAGLSCLILAPMCPFVFLYLAFAASYGNRRSRTCYS, from the coding sequence ATGCAATCCGCAGAATCCAGATCGGAGAAGGGGCGATGTGATATCGACGAAGGCACCATGTCACCGCAGATAGAGGAGGTTGCTGTGCCATTACCCGGCCGAGAGGGCGGCCAACGCGTACGCGCCGCGGGGTGCAGTGAGGCTAGTAAGAGGGTGCAGTTTGTCCCTTTGTACCCTGAGACCGTAGAACACGCACACCATGTGTTGAGTAGTACTCCAGCCCTTCCATCGGGCGCCAGTCGTATCGACCAAATGCAGAGAGCAACCGGGGCCGGTAGCTCGTACGTCTACTGCGAACCTCCAGGGCTGCAGGACGGGAAGGGTACCATGACACAAAATCGGGGAGAGCCGGCTGGTGCCAGCCGGCAGGGTGCGAGTTGGATCCCCATGCAGTTGAGGCGTGAGGCTCTTTCAGCGACTGCCAACTGTAATAGAGGGAACGACCACCCGTCGCGGTGTCATTGCTCTTGTTCTTGTCGCCCATCTTCGTGGAGTTCCGCGGAATCACTTACCTtcgctccgccgtcgcgcagtcCGTCCCCATTGCCGCGTGTAGATATCCTCTCTGTGTGGCATGCAGGCCTTACTCTCAAGTGGATGTCAATGTCAGGGTGCGGTGGAATACGGCAATACTCGGAGGACCGGAGCGCCTTCAGCACCTTCAGCAACTTCGATGACATCACGCTGTTCCGTTTTCCCGTAGACGATTATGTAGTCCGTGTTACGCGGTGTTTTGGTTGCTCTTACGAATGCGTCGTCTGTGCTCTTGTCTATATAGACCGCCTTATAGAAACTGGTCTAGAATTACACGACTGGAATGTCAGACAGCTTTTCCTAACCAGTCTAGCATTAGCGACCAAGATTTACGACCGCTTCAACTATGGCAATGACTATTATGCACGTGTGGGGTCATTACCCACAAGACGGTTCGAGCACATGGAATCCGTCTTTCGATGCCTTCTAAAACCCACTCTGGAAGTTGGAGCCGACGAGTTTCGTTTCGCTCGTTGTTCAATTCAGACAAACGGTGAAGGAATTCGGTCCTTGTATGGCGACTATCTGGCGTGCCCATTTCTACCGGAATACCTTCCTCCGTCTGAGGACAGCTTATCTGAGCTGCCATCTTCGTCCTCCCTCAGTAGATCTGGGCAcgggccttcctcgtcgacgACGCGTTGTTCCTTACACCCACCGAAGCCTGAAATGCTGCAGTGTACGCCACCTCGACAAGGGGCAGCTGGCGAAAGCAACGAAGGTACTGCAGTTACATGGGGTGAGCAAAGCCAAGCAATATGGGGCAAGAACGGCGGGGAGTCGACAGGACGCATCAGCCAGCGCGGATcgcagcgccagctgcgccaggCCGATGAAGACCATCAACAAAAAAGCCACGAAGGCTTCCAGTCCGAAGCTTCGACTACATCCAGCTCCGCGAAAGAAGCACCGACTCCACCAGGCGCAAATGTTTCTGAAGAGACGCCCGCGAATCCGCTACTGGAATATGCGGAAGCAGGTCTGAGTTGTCTGATTCTAGCCCCGATGTGTCCCTTTGTTTTCCTGTATCTGGCTTTTGCCGCGTCCTACGGCAATCGCAGGTCTCGGACATGCTATAGCTAG